CAACCTAGACATAGATTTCTTTGGTGGTGAGCCCCTTATGAATTTAGATGTGGTCAAGTACACAGTAGACTATGCTAGAAGCAAGGAAGAAGAATATAACAAGCACTTCAATTTCACTTTTACTACAAATGGCCTACTTTTAAACGAAGAAAATATGGACTACCTAAATGAAAACATGAAAAATCTTGTCCTATCCCTAGACGGTAGAAAAGAAAAACATGATCATTTTAGAAAAACTATAGGCGGTACAGGATCTTTTGACCTGATAGTTCCAAAATTTCAAAAACTTGTAGAAAAGCGTGGAGATAAAGAATACTACATGAGGGGAACCTATACAGCTAATAACCTAGATTTTACCGAGGATATAAAAACCTACCTGGACCTAGGTTTTAAAAGGACTTCGCTAGAACCAGTTGTGGGTAACCCTGATAGCGAATATGCCCTAAAAGAAGAGCATTTACCAATTCTTTATGACCAATACGAAAAATTAGCTGACATGATGATAGATGCCATAGACAAGGATGATCAATTTATCTTCTACCATTACATGATAGACCTAGAAAACGGCCCTTGCATCCACAAAAGGCTTTCTGGATGTGGATCTGGTACAGAATATATGGCGGTAACTCCCACAGGAGATCTCTATCCATGCCACCAATTTGTTGGCAATGATGATTTTATCATAGGTGATATTTTTGATGGAGTCAAAAAAGAAAACTTGGTAAATGAATTTAAACAGTGCAACTGTTACTCCAAATCAGAATGTAGGGACTGTTGGGCATCTATGTACTGCTCAGGAGGCTGTGCAGCTAACAACTACAATGCCACAGGTGATATAAACCATACCCATGATTATTCTTGTAAACTATTTAGAAAAAGAATAGAAATGGCCCTAGCAGTCAAAATATACGACTTTATAAAAGCAAATGAAAAAATAGAACAAGAAGCATAAAAAAAGACTAGAAATTGATATTTTTCAATTTCTAGTTTTTTTATTACCTTATTTTTATAAATTAAAGTTATTATCATCAAACTACAAAACCCTCTTTTCAGATGCCAGGGCTAGGATTTTTATGTCACCTACATGGGATTTTTCTAATTCCCTTATTATTTCTTTTACTGTGTTGCCTGTTGTTATGAGGTCGTCCATAATTAGAACAGATTTACCAGTCAGGTCTTTATTGCAAACGAAGGCATCTTTTAGGTTAGTAGATCTTTCTTTTTTATCTAGGTCGTGCTGGGCCTTGGTCTTTTTGATTTTTTCAAATTCTACAAGATATACTGGATTTATTTTTTCTATAAACTCATCACAGATCATTTTTATATGGTCAAATCCCCTATCCAGAAGCCTTGCTTTAGAAGATGGTGATGGGAGAATATAGTCAACATCAAAAAGGTCTTTTTTTATACCATATTCATAAATCATAGGGGCGAAAATATGAGCGAAGGCAGTTTTTCTCTCAAATTTATAGTCCCCTATCAATTTTTTTATAAGTCCATCATAAAAATATATGGCATAGGCATCATAGCCTTGTATCTTAAAGCTATTGTCTACATAGTCTAGCTTGTCATAGCAGGCCTTGCAGAGCATATATTTATAAATATGTTCTTCCTGGCATCCATAGCAAGTATCTTTATCCAAAAACAAAAAATCAATCAGCAAGGATATTCTCCATTTCCCTTATCCAATAGGATAAATTTGTATTTCTCCTGTTGGAAAAATTGTTATCAACCATTTTCTTTATTATAGACTTATCTCCCAACAATATAACCAAGGATTTGGCCCTGGTCACAGCAGTGTAGAGGAGATTTCTAGTTAGAAGCATCGGTGCTACCTGCATCATAGGAATAAGTACACATTTAAACTCAGAACCTTGAGATTTATGGACTGTTATCGCATATGATAGGTCCAAGTCTTTTATATCTTCTTTTTTGTATTTTATAATTTTTCCATCATCAAATTCTACTTTCAGACTTTCTTCATCACTATCTATATTTATTATAATACCTATATCTCCATTGTAGACCCCATCATCATTGGCAACTAGGTTTTCTGCCTTTAGGTCATAGTTATTTCTTACTTGCATGACCTTATCACCTAGTTTAAAAGTTTTATTATTGATCTTTAAAAAGGCTTTTTCGTGATTAACGGCCTTTTGGACTGACTCATTTATCCTATCTACTCCCCAGCTAGTTTTTCTGGACAAGGCTAGAACTTGGATGTCTTTGACAGGATCTAGTTTATAAAAGTTTGGAAGCCTCATTTTTATTAGGTCAAGTAAATCCTTGTCAAAAGACCTTGGATTTGAACCTATAAAGAAAAAATCTTTATTGGGTTGGTTTAAAATAGGGTATGTTCCATCATTTATCCTATGAGCATTGACTATTATATTAGATTGCCCAGCCTGACGAAAGATTTTTAATAGTTTTACCTGGTCAGCATTAGAATCTAATATATCTGCTAGGACATTTCCAGGACCTACTGAAGGCAATTGGTCCTTATCTCCTACTAAAATTAAACAAGTGTTTTCTCCGATGGCATCTAATAAATTTTTCATCAAATAGATATCAACCATTGATACCTCATCAACTATTATATAATCTTTTTCTATAGGATTTTCTTCGTTATATTCTGCAATAGGCATATCCGGTCTTATACCTACTAGCCTATGGATTGTATAGGCTTCACTACCTGTGGATTCTTGGATTCTTTTTGCAGCCCTACCTGTAGGTGCTGCTAGGGCGTAGGATAGGTCATTATCATCTAGGATTGTAGTTATGGCATTTATAATGGTAGTCTTTCCTGTACCTGGTCCACCAGTTATGACTAGAAACATGGTTTCAAAGGCTTTTTTTATAGCCTCCACCTGTTCATCAGAATAAGCGTCCAAATCCTCATCTATTTCTACATCAAACCTGTATGGTGATTTGATTTTTTTAGCCAAGGCCATGGCAACAGATTTTTCTGCTTTATAGAGGGATTTGGAGTAGACATATTGCCTATCACCTATCATGACTAGTTCTAATTTGCCTTTAATTAGATCTTCTTCTATTTGATTTTCAACCAGGTTTTTTTCTACTTTTAGGAGTCTAGATGTCATATCTATCAACTGATTTTTTTCTAAACTGGTATGACCGCTAAAATCTGCTTCATTGTCTATTGTGTAGTTTAGACCTGCTGATATCCTAAAGGATGAATTGATCTCCATTTCCATGTTTCTAGCAAAACTATCTGCAAGGTTAAAACCTATGCCCTTTATATCCTCAATAAGCTTATAAGGGTTTGATTTTATGATATCTATAGTGTCTTCGCCATACTTATTATAAATTTTTATAGCCATATTATAAGATATTTTTAGACCCTGCAGAAATTCTATAGATTTTCTAGAATCCCTGGTTTCATCTGCTGATTTTTTTATATCTTCTAATTTCTTCTTTCCTATTCCCTCTATTTCTAGGAGCTTTTCTGGATTTTTATAGATTATATCTAATGATTCATTGCCAAACCTATCATAAATTGCCTCTGCAGTTTTTTTGCCAACCCCTCTGATATTGCCACTAGAAAGGTATTTTATAATAGAGTCCTTATCCGACGGTTTTTTTAACCTTATTTTTTGGACATTTATCTGCTCACCGTATTTATCATGGTAGGTAAAATCTCCCTGGACCTCAACCCTGTCACCTTCATCAAAAAAAGGCATAGTACCAACGATACTAATATCAGAATCAGAGGTCCTAAGGGTCATTACACAATAACCATTTTCTTCATTTCTATATCGTATCTTGGAAACTATGCCTTCTATTTTCATTATTTATCTACCGTTACTCTCTTTATATCAGCGCCTAGTCCGCTAAGTTTTTCAACAAGGTTTGAATATCCCCTATCTATGTGGTAGATATCAAAAACCCTAGTTGTACCTTCTGCTACAAGACCCGCCATTACAAGAGCAGCACCTGCCCTTAGGTCTGTCGCCTTGACATCTGCACCATGGAGATTTTTAACTCCTGCAATGGTCGCCCTATTGCCTGATGTTGCAATTACAGCTCCCATTTTTTGTAGTTCTTTGACATGCATAAACCTATTTTCAAAAACAGTTTCTTGGATCCTGCTTTCACCTTGGCAAACTGTCATAAGGGCCATAAATTGGGCCTGGGCATCAGTTGGGAATCCTGGATATGGAAGAGTTTGTATATTAGTCGCCTTGAGGTCATTAACTGCTCTGACGATAATTTTATCTTCATCCTCTATTTCCTCGACCTCTACCCCCATCTCTACAAGTTTTGCTATAACTGGTCTTATATGAGAACCGATAACATTGTTTATCAAGACCTCGCCCCTAGTCATTGCTGCTGCGGTCATATATGTTGCTGCCTCTATCCTATCAGGGATAATGGTGTGTCTAGTACCAGTAAGTTTTTCTACACCCTCTATTATAATTGTGGATGTACCTGCTCCTTTTATATTAGCACCCATTTTTGATAAAAATGAAGCCAAATCTACAATTTCTGGTTCTTTTGCAGCATTTTCTAGAATAGTCTTTCCTTTAGCTAGGGTTGCTGCCATCATAATATTTTGTGTAGCTCCTACTGATGGGAAATCTATATATATTTCAGTACCTACTAACCCATCTTTAGCTTCTATGGCTATCTCATCATCATTAATTTTATTTACTGCACCTAGGGCTTCGAAACCTTTTAGGTGGAGGTCTACTGGTCTAGAACCTATATTGCAACCACCTGGAGCCTTTGTATAGGCAGAATGAAATCTTGATAAAAGTGGACCCATAACAACAAAAGATGCTCTCATTTTATCCATAAGTTCATAAGGAGTCTCGCAAGTATTTATCCCAGACGAATCTATACTTAGAGTATTATCATCTATATATTCGATCTTACTTCCTAGGTGTCTAAGAACTGCTATCATTATCTCAACATCTTTTAATTCTGGAACTCCATCTAGGATAATCTCTTCTGTACCCAAAACGCAAGCGGCAAGTATTGGCAAGGCTGAGTTTTTAGCTCCTGAAATATTGACCTCACCTTTTAGAGGACCATTTGAGTTTATAAGTAAAATTTCTTTTTTATCCATTTTAAATCCTTACTTTGTACCAAACAACCTATCGCCAGCATCACCTAAGCCAGGGACGATATACCCGTTTTCATTAAGTTTTTCATCTAATTGTGCTATATATATTTTTACATCAGGGTGTTCTTTATTCAATTTTTCAAAAGCCTCTGGAGCTGCTATAATGCTTAGAAGTTTGATAGATTTGCATCCATATTCTTTCAGTTTTTCTATAGCATCACAAGCTGATCCACCTGTTGCAAGCATTGGATCTATTACTAATATATCTCTATTTTCTACATCACTAGGAAGTTTGCAATAGTATTCTACTGGCATCAATGTTTCTTCGTTTCTATACATGCCTATGTGGCCTATTTTAGCTGCTGGTAAAACTTCTAGAACACCGTCAACCATGCCCAATCCTGCTCTTAGGATTGGAACTATACCAATTTTTTTGCCTGTAAGTCTGTAACCAATTGTTTTAGCTACAGGAGTCTCTACTTCATACTCCTCAAGCTCTAAATCTGTTGTAGCCTCATAAGCTAACATCATCGCTATCTCTGTAACAAGAGATCTAAACTCATTAGATCCTGTGTTTACATCTCTCAAAATAGAAATTTTGTGCTTTATTACCGGATGGTCTAATACTTTTACATTTTCCATATTTATCTCCTATATAAAATTAACGTCGTTTGCTGCTGCTTTCTTCATCCTATTCATTATACTCTTACCTAGCTGAATTTCTTTT
This window of the Anaerococcus mediterraneensis genome carries:
- a CDS encoding ComF family protein — its product is MLIDFLFLDKDTCYGCQEEHIYKYMLCKACYDKLDYVDNSFKIQGYDAYAIYFYDGLIKKLIGDYKFERKTAFAHIFAPMIYEYGIKKDLFDVDYILPSPSSKARLLDRGFDHIKMICDEFIEKINPVYLVEFEKIKKTKAQHDLDKKERSTNLKDAFVCNKDLTGKSVLIMDDLITTGNTVKEIIRELEKSHVGDIKILALASEKRVL
- the upp gene encoding uracil phosphoribosyltransferase — protein: MENVKVLDHPVIKHKISILRDVNTGSNEFRSLVTEIAMMLAYEATTDLELEEYEVETPVAKTIGYRLTGKKIGIVPILRAGLGMVDGVLEVLPAAKIGHIGMYRNEETLMPVEYYCKLPSDVENRDILVIDPMLATGGSACDAIEKLKEYGCKSIKLLSIIAAPEAFEKLNKEHPDVKIYIAQLDEKLNENGYIVPGLGDAGDRLFGTK
- the scfB gene encoding thioether cross-link-forming SCIFF peptide maturase, whose protein sequence is MIHQYKAKGFNIVLDIYSGSVHLVDDLTYDLIESYKDTYKEALKNDLKNKYGVTKNEIKAAFDEVEDLISTGQLFTEDNFKDLAIDVTKRPTTIKALCLNVAHTCNFTCDYCFAKGGTYHGPDAIMSKEVAKKAIDFLLENSGSHYNLDIDFFGGEPLMNLDVVKYTVDYARSKEEEYNKHFNFTFTTNGLLLNEENMDYLNENMKNLVLSLDGRKEKHDHFRKTIGGTGSFDLIVPKFQKLVEKRGDKEYYMRGTYTANNLDFTEDIKTYLDLGFKRTSLEPVVGNPDSEYALKEEHLPILYDQYEKLADMMIDAIDKDDQFIFYHYMIDLENGPCIHKRLSGCGSGTEYMAVTPTGDLYPCHQFVGNDDFIIGDIFDGVKKENLVNEFKQCNCYSKSECRDCWASMYCSGGCAANNYNATGDINHTHDYSCKLFRKRIEMALAVKIYDFIKANEKIEQEA
- the murA gene encoding UDP-N-acetylglucosamine 1-carboxyvinyltransferase, which encodes MDKKEILLINSNGPLKGEVNISGAKNSALPILAACVLGTEEIILDGVPELKDVEIMIAVLRHLGSKIEYIDDNTLSIDSSGINTCETPYELMDKMRASFVVMGPLLSRFHSAYTKAPGGCNIGSRPVDLHLKGFEALGAVNKINDDEIAIEAKDGLVGTEIYIDFPSVGATQNIMMAATLAKGKTILENAAKEPEIVDLASFLSKMGANIKGAGTSTIIIEGVEKLTGTRHTIIPDRIEAATYMTAAAMTRGEVLINNVIGSHIRPVIAKLVEMGVEVEEIEDEDKIIVRAVNDLKATNIQTLPYPGFPTDAQAQFMALMTVCQGESRIQETVFENRFMHVKELQKMGAVIATSGNRATIAGVKNLHGADVKATDLRAGAALVMAGLVAEGTTRVFDIYHIDRGYSNLVEKLSGLGADIKRVTVDK
- a CDS encoding ATP-dependent RecD-like DNA helicase, whose translation is MKIEGIVSKIRYRNEENGYCVMTLRTSDSDISIVGTMPFFDEGDRVEVQGDFTYHDKYGEQINVQKIRLKKPSDKDSIIKYLSSGNIRGVGKKTAEAIYDRFGNESLDIIYKNPEKLLEIEGIGKKKLEDIKKSADETRDSRKSIEFLQGLKISYNMAIKIYNKYGEDTIDIIKSNPYKLIEDIKGIGFNLADSFARNMEMEINSSFRISAGLNYTIDNEADFSGHTSLEKNQLIDMTSRLLKVEKNLVENQIEEDLIKGKLELVMIGDRQYVYSKSLYKAEKSVAMALAKKIKSPYRFDVEIDEDLDAYSDEQVEAIKKAFETMFLVITGGPGTGKTTIINAITTILDDNDLSYALAAPTGRAAKRIQESTGSEAYTIHRLVGIRPDMPIAEYNEENPIEKDYIIVDEVSMVDIYLMKNLLDAIGENTCLILVGDKDQLPSVGPGNVLADILDSNADQVKLLKIFRQAGQSNIIVNAHRINDGTYPILNQPNKDFFFIGSNPRSFDKDLLDLIKMRLPNFYKLDPVKDIQVLALSRKTSWGVDRINESVQKAVNHEKAFLKINNKTFKLGDKVMQVRNNYDLKAENLVANDDGVYNGDIGIIINIDSDEESLKVEFDDGKIIKYKKEDIKDLDLSYAITVHKSQGSEFKCVLIPMMQVAPMLLTRNLLYTAVTRAKSLVILLGDKSIIKKMVDNNFSNRRNTNLSYWIREMENILAD